DNA from Bacteroidota bacterium:
ATCGACTGAGTTTTATATCCCGCTTCTCGAAAATATTGATGTTGAAGCAGAAATTGAAAAGTTGGAAACAGAATTAAAATATACCCGTGGATTTATCCAAACGGTGATAAAAAAGCTTTCGAACGAAAGGTTTGTAAGCAGTGCTCCTGAAAAAGTTGTTGAAATCGAACGTAAAAAACAAGCTGATGCCGAAGCAAGGATATTGGTATTGGAAGAGCAACTGAAAATGCTAAGATAATTTGATGATTTGAAAACCTGCCAGCCGCAGGCAAGTGTGCCAATTTGAAAATGTAATAATCATTGGACACTGAGCGGAGCCGAAGTGTCCTTGGTAATTTGATGATTTGAAAATGTGCTGACCTGCTTGCAGCAGGCAAGTGTGCTAATGATTGGACATTGAGTTTTTCACGAAGTGAAAAGTATCGAAATGTCCAAGGTTAATTCGTCAATGTGTTGATTTGAAAATTAGGATTTTTCAATTAGAGTACATCTTATTTCTAAAATAACTGATAATGCTGTGCGAAGTTTTAAACTTCGCACAACTATTGTATTACAAAGTATTTCTATCGTATAACAACTGTATTACCATGGTCTAAACAAACTTCTCAATCAGCTCAACCAATCGTGTAGAATAGCCCATTTCATTATCGTACCAGGCCACGACTTTAACCAGTTTATTTTTATCGCCCAATACCGCGGTTAACCCGGCATCAAAAATGGCAGAGTGGGTATTGCCAATCACATCCATTGAAACGATTGGATCTTCAGTATATTCCAATATCCCTTTCAGTTTACCTTCTGCGGCTTGCTTAAAAGCCTTATTGATCTCTTCAATGCTTGCCGGATTTCTTAAAGTACAGGTAAGATCGGTCAATGAACCATCAGGCACAGGAACACGAATACCTGCCCCACCTAAATTATTCTTTAAATGTGGGAAAATTTTGGTGGCAGCCTTTGCCGCTCCGGTAGTTGTAGGAACAATAGAATAAGCTGCAGCACGAGCTCTGCGTAAATCTTTATGTGGCCCATCAATTAAATTTTGATCTTTGGTATAGGAGTGAACAGTCGTAATAAAACCCTTTTCAACGCCCCATAAATCATCTAAAATCATAATCAATGGAGCCACATTATTTGTGGTACAACTAGAGTTCGAGATAATCACATCGTTCCTATCAATCAGGTGATCATTAACGCCCAATACAATGTATTTTACCCCATTACTTTCACCTTTTGCTGGTGCAGAAATAATCACTTTTTTTGCTCCGGCACTTGTAACATGCTGGATAGCCTTGTTTTTTGTAACAAAATTTCCTGTCGCCTCAATCACCACATCAATTTGAAGCGATTTCCATGGAAGTTTGGCCGGGTATTTCTCTGATAATATTTTAATAGGATGACCATCAACGATTAAATTTTCCTTATCAAAATCAACACTGCCTTGATATTGGTGGTGAACAGAATCATACTTAAATAAGTGTGCCAAAGTTCTATTGTCGGCTAAATCGTTGATTGCAACAACTTCCATCCTTTCATTCTTCATTAGCTGACGTAAGGTAATCCGTCCTATCCTTCCAAAACCATTAATAGCAACCCTAATTTTTTCCATTCTTATATAAATTATTTGATGCTGCTAAATTATGAAAATTATACGGAAAAGCTCGGAGATATATCTAAAATACATCAGTACTTTTAACTAATTTTATGATTATACTGGCTGCTTAAATTTTAAATTTCTTACCTTTATAGCTTATGAATTTATAAAATATAAATACCATCATGGAACAAGCGAAGAAATACATCAAAGAAAACAAAGACAGATTTTTAGACGAATTGTTCGGATTAATCAGAATTCCTTCAATCAGTTCTATTGCTGATCATAAAGAAGACATGCTTAAAGCTGCCGAATACTGGAAAGAAACAATTTTGAAAGCCGGTGCAGATAAAGCAGAAATTTTCCCTACCGACTTCAATCCCGTTGTTTATGGCGAAAAAATAATTGACCCTAAGGCACCTACTGTATTGGTTTATGGCCATTACGACGTGATGCCTGTCGACCCTATCGAACTATGGAAAATCCCTCCATTTGA
Protein-coding regions in this window:
- the gap gene encoding type I glyceraldehyde-3-phosphate dehydrogenase; protein product: MEKIRVAINGFGRIGRITLRQLMKNERMEVVAINDLADNRTLAHLFKYDSVHHQYQGSVDFDKENLIVDGHPIKILSEKYPAKLPWKSLQIDVVIEATGNFVTKNKAIQHVTSAGAKKVIISAPAKGESNGVKYIVLGVNDHLIDRNDVIISNSSCTTNNVAPLIMILDDLWGVEKGFITTVHSYTKDQNLIDGPHKDLRRARAAAYSIVPTTTGAAKAATKIFPHLKNNLGGAGIRVPVPDGSLTDLTCTLRNPASIEEINKAFKQAAEGKLKGILEYTEDPIVSMDVIGNTHSAIFDAGLTAVLGDKNKLVKVVAWYDNEMGYSTRLVELIEKFV